The following are from one region of the Arachis duranensis cultivar V14167 chromosome 10, aradu.V14167.gnm2.J7QH, whole genome shotgun sequence genome:
- the LOC107468692 gene encoding uncharacterized protein At5g39570 — protein sequence MAYYSYPYSDSDYGEYNFNSYASNYNYAQVPTFNSYNSYEYNKPYYGYDQSLYLSANYPYQSYQTSISYSATNFTDPKSFEYDPNHGMTQLVISYNTVESNIPEFDEYDPTPYGGGYDIAETYGKPLPPSDEICYPPSTGSSSVTPPADAVPAGPIVPLPLPTVDEAIDEKAIIPQKEAEREVTQEMPQSQDSSKDQEEVIEDKDYDTSEESESDDEDDRNNYSGSGYGNGYSGGKGDEYEKKVPAQYPPSGYGLEAMDLCETLFGYWPCLSRIKREHRCEAAPHRGNYYCQENIWKGTADYLFGNPYPYGGRGEEGSGYGHVGGGGEVVHSYERHYPTQAHYRQSEYTDGSSW from the coding sequence ATGGCCTATTACAGCTATCCCTATTCTGATTCTGATTATGGTGAGTACAATTTCAATTCTTATGCTTCCAATTATAATTATGCTCAAGTTCCAACCTTTAATTCTTACAATAGCTATGAATATAATAAACCATATTATGGGTATGATCAAAGTTTGTATCTTTCTGCAAATTACCCTTATCAGAGTTACCAAACTAGTATATCATACTCTGCCACCAATTTTACTGACCCAAAATCATTTGAGTATGATCCCAATCATGGAATGACTCAGCTTGTGATCTCATACAATACCGTGGAATCTAATATCcctgaatttgatgaatatgatcCAACACCTTATGGTGGTGGTTATGATATTGCTGAGACCTATGGAAAACCTCTACCACCCTCAGATGAAATCTGCTACCCTCCTTCCACCGGATCAAGTTCAGTTACTCCACCCGCTGATGCTGTTCCTGCTGGGCCAATAGTACCATTACCATTGCCTACTGTTGATGAGGCAATTGATGAGAAAGCAATCATACCCCAGAAAGAAGCTGAACGTGAAGTGACTCAAGAAATGCCTCAGTCACAAGATAGTAGCAAAGATCAAGAAGAGGTAATTGAAGATAAAGACTATGATACCAGTGAGGAAAGTGAaagtgatgatgaagatgatagAAATAACTATTCTGGGTCTGGTTATGGGAATGGATACAGTGGGGGAAAGGGTGATGAGTATGAGAAGAAAGTGCCAGCACAGTATCCTCCTAGTGGATATGGCTTGGAAGCTATGGATCTCTGTGAGACTTTGTTTGGGTATTGGCCTTGTTTGTCACGTATAAAGAGAGAACATCGTTGTGAAGCAGCTCCTCATAGAGGAAACTATTATTGCCAGGAGAATATTTGGAAAGGGACTGCAGATTATCTCTTTGGGAATCCATATCCATATGGTGGCAGAGGGGAAGAAGGGAGTGGCTATGGTCAtgtaggaggaggaggagaagttGTGCATTCATATGAAAGGCATTATCCAACTCAAGCACACTACAGGCAAAGTGAATATACTGATGGATCATCATGGTGA
- the LOC107468552 gene encoding uncharacterized protein LOC107468552 — MSFSHTSSEANFHLLLVLLAVAASDVVVTASYSSIHELLRSNGLPAGLFPESVKSYKLDQKGRLEVQLDRPCLAKYENRVLFETVVSANLSFGQLKGLEGLSQEELFLWLPVKDIIVNDPSSGLILIDIGLAHKQLSLSLFEDPPVCRSQGSSLYTAGRKIIGFQDQR; from the exons ATGTCTTTCTCACACACATCTTCTGAAGCCaactttcatcttcttcttgttcttcttgcTGTTGCTGCTTCTGATGTTGTTGTGACagcttcatattcttcaattcaTGAGCTACTTCGCAGCAATGGCTTACCTGCAGGGCTTTTCCCTGAGAGTGTGAAGTCATACAAATTGGACCAGAAGGGTCGTTTGGAGGTGCAGTTAGATCGTCCATGTCTGGCCAAGTATGAGAACAGGGTCTTGTTTGAGACTGTGGTGAGTGCTAACCTCAGTTTTGGACAGCTTAAAGGGTTGGAAGGTCTCTCTCAAGAAGAGCTTTTTCTATGGCTTCCTGTGAAGGATATCATTGTCAATGATCCTTCATCTGGTCTCATCCTTATTGATATTGGTCTTGCTCATAAACagctctcactctctctctttgaAGACCCCCCTGTTTGTAGATCTCAAG GTTCTTCACTATACACAGCAGGAAGGAAGATTATTGGATTTCAAGATCAGAGATGA